Proteins found in one Nitrosopumilus maritimus SCM1 genomic segment:
- a CDS encoding metal-sulfur cluster assembly factor yields the protein MSQDIKQLRVKLFDELSKIVDPEINTSIVELELIDEVDINGSDVKVDLHLTSPFCPAVFGFKICQDIHDNLLKVDGVDDVKVNVSNHFMAEQINNQVNNSPNPKKLG from the coding sequence ATGAGTCAAGATATCAAACAGCTTCGAGTAAAACTATTCGACGAGTTATCAAAGATTGTAGATCCAGAAATTAACACATCAATTGTAGAACTAGAATTAATTGATGAAGTTGATATCAATGGTAGCGATGTTAAAGTTGATTTGCACTTAACAAGTCCATTCTGTCCAGCAGTGTTTGGTTTTAAAATTTGTCAAGATATACATGACAATCTTTTGAAAGTAGATGGCGTTGATGATGTTAAAGTGAATGTATCAAATCACTTTATGGCAGAGCAAATTAACAATCAAGTTAACAATAGTCCAAATCCAAAAAAACTTGGTTAA
- a CDS encoding FAD-binding oxidoreductase: MVSETKAKVIYRELLKEDLVIIRLLPEGGMPEYHTGQFLTIGVPIPAEKKIVRRAYSIASHAENRDYFEFVIRWVRKPLPGRVTTELFYASVGDEVWLGDPSGTALQISDTLPNGEEDKRRVICVGGGTGIAPFVAFAKHFHDVNDKREVVVLHGASYVDELSYKRLFTDLEMESERRGRDQWNFRYRAAISRPKEFFNRSWNGHVGRVESFFAPDKKTGMSPVEEMVGEKITPENTIIYICGYQGTIDGVIDSLGPQGFVTEHEKKPDGSFGIKFESYG; encoded by the coding sequence ATGGTTAGTGAGACAAAGGCTAAGGTAATTTACAGAGAATTATTAAAAGAAGATCTTGTAATTATCAGACTACTTCCAGAAGGAGGAATGCCAGAATATCATACAGGTCAATTTTTGACAATCGGTGTTCCAATACCAGCAGAAAAAAAAATTGTTAGAAGAGCATATTCCATTGCATCACATGCAGAAAACAGAGATTATTTTGAATTTGTAATTAGATGGGTAAGAAAACCACTTCCAGGAAGAGTTACTACAGAATTATTCTATGCAAGTGTTGGTGATGAAGTTTGGTTAGGTGATCCTAGTGGAACTGCATTACAAATTAGTGACACGCTTCCAAATGGAGAAGAAGATAAAAGAAGAGTAATTTGTGTTGGTGGTGGTACAGGTATTGCACCATTTGTTGCATTTGCAAAACATTTCCACGATGTAAATGACAAAAGAGAAGTGGTTGTTTTACATGGTGCTAGTTATGTTGATGAGTTAAGCTACAAACGTCTCTTTACAGATTTAGAGATGGAAAGCGAAAGACGAGGAAGAGATCAATGGAACTTTAGATATAGAGCAGCTATTAGTAGACCAAAAGAATTTTTCAATAGATCATGGAATGGTCATGTAGGCAGAGTAGAATCATTCTTTGCACCTGATAAAAAGACAGGAATGTCACCTGTAGAAGAAATGGTGGGAGAAAAAATTACACCTGAAAATACTATCATCTACATTTGTGGTTATCAAGGCACTATTGATGGAGTAATTGATTCTTTAGGACCACAAGGATTTGTTACAGAACACGAAAAGAAGCCAGACGGAAGTTTTGGCATCAAGTTTGAATCCTACGGATAA
- the argH gene encoding argininosuccinate lyase, whose amino-acid sequence MYRSRLGNDLSDITLDYVSSIDDDAAITFYDIVGSQAHVLMLYQQKIITKSDAKKILSSLESLKDETFDSSSGAEDIHELIEALVIKRAGMSSGGKMHTARSRNDQVVLDIRMKIRDDINIICNCLLDTIEALVSVAKNHQKTIMPLYTHLQQAQAGLFSHYLLAHADVLSRDFQRLYGTFERINQSPLGAGPVGGTSISIDRRSTAKMLGFDDVVENSIDATSTRDFVAEYVSMVSILMTNLSKIAEDFVIWSTSEFSFIELSDEFTSPSSVMPQKKNPDILELTRGKTSEVIGNLTAILTTVKGLASGYGRDLQQIKSSIWSTSKISISALLIFKSMLLTLKVNEKQMKKVTESSNLIALDIAEKLVQEGIPFRVTHKIAGSLTQLAHLSKKPISKLTPSDIKKSVADTKVDPKLVLEIISSITVVSSLKERKSYGSSGYDEQKRMISDRLKKINDFRTDLTHRENKINSSLEDLKKQIDEII is encoded by the coding sequence ATGTATCGTTCACGTCTTGGAAATGATTTGAGTGATATTACTTTAGATTATGTTTCATCCATTGATGATGATGCTGCAATCACTTTTTATGATATTGTTGGAAGTCAAGCTCATGTTTTGATGTTATATCAACAAAAAATAATCACAAAAAGTGATGCAAAGAAGATTCTTTCTTCTTTGGAGAGCTTGAAAGATGAAACATTTGATTCATCATCTGGTGCTGAAGATATTCATGAATTAATTGAAGCACTAGTAATCAAAAGGGCTGGAATGTCCAGTGGAGGTAAAATGCACACTGCACGTTCAAGAAATGATCAAGTTGTTTTAGATATTAGAATGAAAATTAGAGATGATATCAATATTATCTGTAATTGTCTTTTAGATACTATTGAAGCACTAGTTTCTGTGGCTAAAAATCACCAAAAAACAATCATGCCACTTTATACTCATCTTCAACAAGCTCAAGCTGGTTTATTCTCTCATTATCTTCTTGCACATGCAGATGTTTTATCAAGAGATTTCCAAAGACTCTATGGAACATTTGAAAGAATTAATCAAAGTCCATTAGGTGCAGGACCTGTTGGCGGAACAAGTATTTCAATTGATAGACGCAGCACTGCAAAGATGTTAGGTTTTGATGATGTAGTTGAAAATTCAATTGATGCAACTAGCACACGTGACTTTGTAGCAGAGTATGTCTCAATGGTCTCAATTTTAATGACTAATCTTAGTAAAATTGCTGAAGATTTTGTAATTTGGTCTACTTCTGAATTTTCTTTTATTGAATTATCTGATGAATTTACATCACCATCAAGTGTAATGCCACAAAAGAAAAACCCTGACATCTTAGAGCTAACTCGTGGAAAAACATCTGAAGTTATTGGAAATCTTACTGCAATTTTAACTACTGTTAAAGGACTGGCCTCTGGTTATGGACGTGATTTACAACAGATAAAATCTTCAATTTGGTCTACCTCAAAGATTTCAATCAGTGCTCTTTTAATTTTCAAATCAATGCTTCTTACTTTGAAAGTAAATGAAAAACAAATGAAAAAAGTAACAGAATCTAGTAATCTCATTGCTTTAGATATTGCAGAAAAATTAGTTCAAGAAGGAATTCCATTCCGTGTAACTCATAAAATTGCTGGCTCTTTAACCCAATTGGCACATTTATCAAAAAAACCGATTTCAAAACTTACTCCATCTGATATCAAAAAATCTGTGGCTGACACCAAAGTTGATCCTAAACTCGTCTTAGAAATTATTTCTTCTATAACTGTGGTATCCTCTTTAAAGGAGAGAAAATCATATGGTTCTTCAGGATACGATGAACAAAAACGAATGATTTCAGATAGACTCAAAAAAATTAATGATTTTAGAACTGATCTTACTCATAGAGAAAACAAAATCAATTCTTCTCTTGAAGATTTGAAAAAACAAATTGATGAAATTATTTAA
- a CDS encoding PadR family transcriptional regulator — protein sequence MISEWFQRVGSSVPRGFSRYFILELLKKKEQTGKEIIDYAVEQSNGIWKPSPGLIYPLLGRLLDEGLIQETKDGKYQLTEKGAETAQDVDKVNDIVKKQLDVLFRLGNVGRFVAMDLLEKISSMGAILSSNVANMTTEETEKYRKFLQEELKKIDAKDVEKKGKEIKID from the coding sequence ATGATTTCTGAGTGGTTTCAAAGAGTAGGAAGTTCAGTTCCAAGAGGATTTTCAAGATACTTCATTCTAGAATTATTGAAGAAAAAAGAGCAAACTGGAAAAGAGATTATCGATTATGCAGTTGAACAAAGTAATGGAATTTGGAAACCATCACCAGGTCTGATCTATCCATTGTTAGGAAGATTGTTAGATGAAGGATTAATTCAAGAAACTAAAGATGGAAAGTATCAACTAACAGAGAAAGGTGCTGAAACTGCACAAGACGTAGACAAAGTCAATGACATTGTAAAAAAGCAATTAGATGTTCTTTTCAGATTAGGAAATGTTGGAAGATTTGTAGCAATGGACTTGTTGGAAAAAATATCATCAATGGGAGCAATCTTGAGTTCAAATGTTGCAAATATGACTACTGAAGAAACTGAAAAATACAGAAAATTTCTTCAAGAAGAACTAAAAAAGATTGATGCAAAAGATGTTGAAAAGAAAGGCAAAGAGATCAAAATCGACTAA
- a CDS encoding DUF1059 domain-containing protein → MTELKCRDYGFECDFVADGETEQVIENFRNHTEEEHGIDYSKEAIMQFLLRKQGL, encoded by the coding sequence ATGACAGAACTCAAGTGTAGAGATTATGGTTTTGAATGTGATTTTGTAGCTGATGGGGAAACAGAACAAGTTATTGAAAACTTTAGAAATCACACTGAAGAGGAACATGGAATCGACTACTCTAAGGAAGCTATTATGCAATTCCTATTGAGAAAACAGGGTCTTTAA
- a CDS encoding succinate dehydrogenase/fumarate reductase codes for MRESTIMKIHYGTALAAVALVAVHILMRMTMNFADSLEYETVLANYKFIPYAIMLELILVLLSVHGFNGLRVILLELKQGRVYEKAVSYGCLAAMFALIAYGSRTIIMTNMGMV; via the coding sequence ATGAGAGAAAGTACTATTATGAAAATCCACTATGGAACTGCTTTAGCAGCAGTTGCCTTAGTTGCTGTTCACATATTGATGCGTATGACTATGAATTTTGCTGACTCTTTAGAATATGAAACTGTTCTTGCAAATTACAAATTCATTCCTTATGCTATAATGTTAGAATTAATCCTAGTTTTGCTTTCAGTGCATGGATTTAATGGACTAAGAGTGATCTTATTGGAACTTAAACAAGGACGTGTATATGAAAAAGCAGTTTCTTATGGCTGTCTTGCAGCAATGTTTGCACTAATTGCATATGGTTCACGAACAATTATTATGACTAACATGGGGATGGTATAG
- a CDS encoding inositol monophosphatase family protein: MEVIEILREVSNKIYENVKDLAGTEHAAGDFGRGAGGDISRNIDIIAEKTVLDFLKEINFPCVVLGEECGRVELSKEPKGYVIMDAIDGSANAVRGVPFFCSSLAFATENKLSSITDGVITNLHNGEMYWASKDKGSYFNQEQMKVHNKDPIYKIVGINTSGASTELMKKLHPIFENHNHTRHFGANALEMALFARGLMDIFIDLRDKIRIQDIAAGYLIVKEAGGLLLDANLNPLDADLSYDTRVSFIAAANQKILDEIMSQMNE; the protein is encoded by the coding sequence GTGGAAGTTATCGAAATTCTTCGTGAAGTTTCAAACAAGATTTACGAAAATGTAAAAGATCTTGCAGGAACTGAACATGCTGCAGGGGATTTTGGAAGAGGTGCAGGTGGAGATATTTCAAGAAACATAGACATTATTGCAGAAAAAACGGTTCTAGATTTTTTAAAAGAAATTAATTTTCCATGCGTAGTTTTAGGTGAAGAATGTGGTAGAGTTGAATTATCAAAAGAACCAAAAGGTTATGTAATTATGGATGCAATTGACGGTTCTGCAAATGCAGTGAGAGGAGTCCCTTTCTTTTGTAGTTCATTAGCTTTTGCAACAGAAAACAAACTTAGCTCCATCACTGATGGAGTTATCACGAATCTACATAATGGTGAAATGTATTGGGCATCAAAAGACAAGGGTTCGTATTTCAATCAAGAACAAATGAAAGTACATAACAAAGATCCAATTTACAAAATTGTTGGGATTAACACATCAGGTGCATCAACTGAATTAATGAAGAAACTTCATCCAATATTTGAAAATCATAATCATACAAGACATTTTGGTGCTAACGCGCTCGAAATGGCATTATTTGCAAGAGGATTAATGGATATTTTCATCGATTTACGGGATAAAATTAGAATTCAAGATATTGCAGCAGGTTATTTGATTGTCAAAGAAGCTGGAGGATTATTACTGGATGCAAATTTGAATCCACTAGATGCGGATCTAAGCTATGACACAAGAGTTTCTTTTATTGCAGCTGCAAATCAGAAAATTCTTGATGAAATAATGTCACAAATGAACGAATAA
- a CDS encoding glutamyl-tRNA reductase produces MGNVSFDVMNARVTFKNVPIHSLSKFEFKDVSAACEEFKKIPGVDECIIIQTASRVEIFTVSNVEDDDSPDARRDEAKGLILNQVKDTWVSLSSLEQIDIDHFDQTIEVYKGNDVYLNLLRLAAGLDSFVVGKREVYDEIVQSLEKAKQAGTSGKILNKLFDSVVRLATKMRDATGIEKDVISLGDIAVKLVDEKAGLDAKKKVLLMGTGESAAQVAKTLNKKEVPYDVASRTLDRATGFSTVVGGTPVDFNDALAGLDKYDIVFVATTADYFIITHERIRLVMEEKKKGTLIMDISEPRAVNEDITSLPGIKLLFRDQIAELYEESVKARKGIVPAVEKIIDKELPVLSVRMQKLEN; encoded by the coding sequence TTGGGTAACGTAAGTTTTGATGTAATGAATGCACGAGTAACTTTCAAAAATGTACCAATTCACTCTTTATCAAAATTTGAATTCAAAGATGTGTCTGCTGCATGTGAAGAATTCAAAAAAATTCCTGGCGTTGATGAATGTATAATTATTCAAACTGCAAGTAGAGTTGAAATCTTTACAGTAAGTAATGTTGAAGATGATGATTCTCCTGATGCAAGAAGAGATGAAGCAAAAGGTCTTATCTTAAATCAAGTTAAAGACACTTGGGTATCATTATCTTCTTTAGAACAAATAGACATTGATCATTTTGATCAAACAATTGAGGTTTACAAAGGCAATGATGTCTATCTTAATTTATTACGTTTAGCTGCAGGACTTGATTCTTTCGTTGTAGGTAAGAGAGAAGTGTATGATGAAATAGTTCAATCTCTTGAGAAAGCAAAACAAGCAGGAACTTCTGGTAAGATTTTGAATAAATTATTTGATAGCGTTGTTCGACTAGCCACAAAAATGAGAGATGCTACTGGAATTGAAAAAGATGTTATCTCTCTTGGTGATATTGCAGTAAAACTGGTAGATGAAAAAGCTGGCTTGGATGCTAAAAAGAAGGTATTGTTAATGGGAACTGGTGAATCTGCAGCACAAGTTGCAAAGACTCTCAACAAGAAAGAAGTTCCTTATGATGTTGCTAGCAGAACTCTTGATAGGGCTACAGGTTTTTCAACTGTTGTGGGTGGAACTCCTGTTGATTTTAATGATGCATTGGCAGGTTTAGACAAGTATGATATTGTATTTGTTGCAACAACTGCCGACTATTTCATAATCACTCATGAAAGAATTAGACTAGTTATGGAAGAAAAGAAGAAAGGTACTCTAATCATGGATATTTCAGAACCAAGAGCTGTTAATGAGGATATCACCTCTCTTCCAGGAATCAAATTATTATTTAGAGATCAAATTGCTGAACTCTACGAAGAAAGTGTTAAAGCTAGAAAAGGCATTGTTCCTGCAGTTGAAAAAATCATAGACAAAGAACTTCCTGTCTTGTCAGTTAGAATGCAAAAATTAGAAAATTAA
- a CDS encoding isocitrate lyase/phosphoenolpyruvate mutase family protein translates to MLKSNKPLIIPGVYDAIGAKIAEKVGFDAMFQTGYGTSATLFGMPDYGFIGATETVDNARRICRAVKVPVIVDSDTGYGNALSVWKLVKELESAGASGIFLEDQRWPKRCGHMQGKEVVSQEEYTEKLGAAIDARESKDFIIVARTDARATEGLDAAIERGLQNKKTGADAVFVEAPRSIEEMKQIGKSIKAPLVANMIEGGATPISSAQDLHKMGFKIILYPLSVLFANTFATMNILQELKKTGTTSKYKNKVVNFDQFNDLVELSKFRKMEKKYGFSKRE, encoded by the coding sequence ATGCTAAAATCTAACAAGCCTTTGATTATTCCTGGAGTTTATGATGCAATTGGTGCAAAAATTGCAGAGAAGGTTGGATTTGATGCAATGTTTCAAACAGGATATGGTACATCAGCTACTCTCTTTGGAATGCCAGATTATGGATTCATAGGTGCAACAGAAACAGTTGACAATGCAAGGAGAATTTGTAGAGCAGTTAAAGTTCCTGTAATAGTAGATTCAGACACAGGTTATGGAAATGCACTAAGTGTGTGGAAGCTTGTAAAAGAATTAGAATCTGCAGGGGCATCAGGAATTTTTCTAGAAGATCAAAGATGGCCAAAAAGATGCGGACACATGCAAGGAAAAGAAGTTGTGTCACAAGAAGAATATACTGAAAAGCTTGGTGCAGCAATTGATGCAAGAGAAAGTAAAGATTTCATAATTGTTGCAAGAACAGATGCAAGAGCAACAGAAGGACTGGATGCAGCAATAGAAAGAGGATTACAAAATAAAAAAACAGGTGCAGATGCAGTATTTGTTGAAGCACCAAGATCAATTGAAGAGATGAAACAGATTGGAAAGTCAATTAAGGCACCACTAGTTGCAAACATGATTGAAGGAGGAGCAACTCCAATAAGTTCAGCACAAGACTTGCACAAAATGGGATTCAAAATAATTTTGTACCCGTTATCAGTATTGTTTGCAAATACTTTTGCCACAATGAACATACTTCAAGAATTAAAGAAAACAGGAACGACTTCCAAATACAAAAACAAAGTAGTTAATTTTGATCAATTCAATGATCTTGTAGAACTTTCAAAATTCAGGAAGATGGAAAAGAAGTACGGATTTTCAAAAAGAGAATAA
- a CDS encoding AAA family ATPase, whose product MWSEKYRPQIISDMVGNEESRAAIMEWFAKWKKGTKPLLLAGPPGIGKTTMAFLVAKQFGYDMIGLNASDVRSKSRINEILTPVLGNVSVLGTPMIFVDEVDGIHGRGDYGGVAALVDILKEPTVPIILAANDDTSDKMKNIKKVVKTISFKKIPPRLLRVYLENILKKESAKLSPGSLIKVIDKSRGDIRSMINLTQSMVTGFNPQTETTFENIDVEDGVNAFFKSKSVDEARGVLYSMQIDPREKINAFYSSIVMSSLDPETLAKYLEIISEADMLYGKIVRTQNWRLLRYLNDILIKLYHDDDRVRYAQYNLSWPLLNRIRWDGSKIKSLSSVMAKKLHLSSSAFVTFGLPFVLFCIKNNALELELEETFGDIIEKEIELIQ is encoded by the coding sequence ATGTGGTCTGAAAAATATCGACCTCAGATTATTTCTGACATGGTTGGAAACGAAGAGTCTCGTGCAGCAATCATGGAATGGTTTGCCAAATGGAAAAAAGGCACAAAACCTCTACTCTTGGCTGGCCCTCCTGGAATAGGAAAAACCACTATGGCATTTCTTGTTGCCAAACAATTTGGCTACGATATGATTGGACTTAATGCAAGTGATGTTAGAAGTAAATCACGAATTAATGAAATTCTTACTCCTGTATTAGGAAATGTAAGCGTTCTTGGAACTCCAATGATATTTGTTGATGAAGTAGATGGAATTCATGGTCGTGGAGACTATGGCGGGGTTGCAGCACTTGTTGATATTCTAAAAGAACCAACTGTTCCAATTATTCTTGCTGCAAATGATGACACTTCTGATAAAATGAAAAATATCAAAAAAGTTGTTAAAACAATTTCTTTCAAAAAAATTCCTCCACGTCTTCTTCGAGTTTATTTAGAAAATATTTTGAAAAAAGAAAGTGCTAAACTTAGTCCTGGTTCATTAATCAAAGTAATCGACAAATCTAGAGGCGACATACGTTCAATGATCAATTTAACACAATCCATGGTTACAGGATTTAATCCCCAAACAGAAACAACATTTGAAAATATTGATGTTGAAGATGGAGTTAATGCATTTTTCAAATCAAAATCTGTTGATGAAGCTAGAGGTGTTTTATATTCTATGCAAATTGATCCTAGAGAAAAAATTAATGCATTTTATTCTAGCATTGTTATGAGTAGTTTAGATCCTGAAACTCTTGCAAAATATTTGGAAATAATTTCTGAAGCTGATATGTTATATGGAAAAATTGTTAGAACGCAAAATTGGAGATTACTCAGATATCTTAACGACATTTTGATCAAACTTTATCATGATGATGATAGGGTTAGATATGCACAATACAATCTTTCGTGGCCTTTACTTAATAGAATTCGTTGGGATGGTTCAAAAATAAAATCACTTTCATCTGTTATGGCAAAAAAATTACATTTGTCATCTAGTGCATTTGTTACATTTGGATTGCCTTTTGTTTTATTTTGTATAAAAAATAATGCGTTGGAACTGGAACTAGAAGAAACGTTTGGTGATATTATTGAAAAGGAGATTGAATTGATACAATGA
- a CDS encoding succinate dehydrogenase/fumarate reductase iron-sulfur subunit gives MAQVSSIADDQSSQSITLRIARYNPEKDSERQFMEFTVPYEKWTTVLEAILDVKKHFDHSVAVRYSCRQATCGSCGMIINGKPRLACFTKISELDSNIVTVEPMNNFPIIRDLAVKFERLFDTHHKIKPYLDRDDTELESDAKEFLQSPEELEQYIQFANCIKCGLCNSACPTMATDSSFVGPQALAQAYRYVADSRDKGKDSRLKIIDESHGIWRCHFAGSCSQVCPKGVDPAMGIQLLRGYMLGFRS, from the coding sequence ATGGCACAAGTTTCTAGTATTGCAGATGACCAATCTTCTCAATCAATCACACTTAGAATTGCAAGATACAATCCTGAAAAAGACAGTGAACGACAATTCATGGAATTCACTGTTCCCTATGAAAAGTGGACTACTGTACTTGAAGCAATTCTTGATGTAAAGAAACACTTTGATCATTCTGTTGCAGTTCGTTATTCATGCAGACAAGCAACATGTGGTTCATGTGGAATGATAATTAATGGAAAACCAAGACTAGCATGCTTTACAAAAATTAGTGAACTTGATTCAAATATTGTAACTGTAGAACCAATGAACAACTTCCCAATTATTCGTGACTTGGCTGTTAAGTTTGAAAGACTATTTGACACTCATCATAAAATCAAACCTTATCTTGATAGGGATGATACTGAATTAGAATCTGATGCAAAAGAATTCTTGCAATCTCCAGAAGAATTAGAACAATACATCCAATTTGCAAATTGTATCAAATGTGGATTGTGTAATTCTGCATGTCCTACTATGGCTACTGATTCTTCATTTGTAGGTCCACAAGCACTTGCTCAAGCCTATCGTTATGTGGCAGATAGTAGAGACAAAGGAAAAGATTCTAGACTAAAAATCATTGATGAATCTCACGGAATTTGGAGATGTCATTTCGCAGGCTCTTGTAGTCAGGTGTGTCCAAAAGGTGTTGACCCTGCAATGGGAATTCAACTTCTTAGAGGATATATGCTTGGTTTTAGAAGTTAA
- a CDS encoding succinate dehydrogenase/fumarate reductase flavoprotein subunit produces the protein MVDSIEFDLIICGSGLAGLRAAIAAAKKGPNLKIGIVSKLQVMRSHSVSAEGGTAAVIQEDAGDTIESHVYDTVKGSDFLADQDVAERLCVEMPQEIHQLDHWGMPWSRKDDGRIDQRNFGGYSFPRATYASDKVGFFEMQTLYDTCQKHENIEYLNEWFATSIVHDGKKFMGLTAIELGSGTFYTIKGKALIIATGGAGRLYSFSTYALSSTPDGLDMGLRAGMALKDMEFVQFHPTGILPSGILITEGARGEGGYLLNNKGERFMKTYAAGKMELAPRDIVSRSIMTEIQEGRGFKHETGVDCMKLDLRHLGDEKIKEKLGGIREISIKFSGIDPAEELLDIRPVCHYMMGGLHTDIDGATEIQGVWAAGEAACNSVHGSNRLGANSTSECIVWGKITGELAAEYAMKNTTADQWPHHLVAAEEKRIYDGIFRGNGDANPYEIRQELTDVMNDKAYVYRNETDLVAGLKRIRELKAQTWKHVDDKAKEYNTNFSNVMELDSMFRVAEIVLIGAINRKESRGAHARTDYTKRDDANFLHHTLAYYDPNEPIMKTHPVTITKYQPVERKY, from the coding sequence ATGGTCGATTCAATTGAGTTTGATTTGATAATTTGTGGTTCTGGCTTAGCTGGTCTTAGGGCAGCAATTGCAGCTGCGAAAAAAGGACCTAATCTGAAAATTGGTATTGTATCAAAATTACAAGTAATGCGTTCTCACTCTGTTTCTGCAGAAGGTGGAACTGCTGCAGTTATTCAAGAAGATGCAGGTGATACCATTGAATCCCATGTTTATGATACTGTAAAGGGCAGTGACTTTCTTGCAGACCAAGATGTTGCTGAAAGACTTTGTGTTGAGATGCCACAAGAAATCCATCAGTTAGATCATTGGGGCATGCCATGGTCTAGAAAAGATGATGGAAGAATTGATCAGCGAAACTTTGGTGGTTATAGTTTTCCAAGAGCAACTTATGCATCTGACAAAGTTGGTTTCTTTGAAATGCAAACATTGTATGACACATGTCAAAAACATGAAAATATAGAATATCTTAACGAATGGTTTGCAACATCTATTGTTCATGATGGTAAAAAATTCATGGGTCTTACGGCAATTGAATTAGGTTCTGGAACATTTTACACAATCAAAGGTAAAGCTCTCATCATTGCAACTGGTGGTGCTGGAAGATTGTACAGTTTTTCAACTTATGCTTTATCATCAACACCTGATGGTTTAGACATGGGATTGCGTGCCGGTATGGCACTAAAAGATATGGAGTTTGTACAATTTCATCCTACTGGTATCTTGCCATCTGGTATTTTGATCACTGAAGGTGCAAGAGGAGAAGGTGGTTATCTTCTTAACAACAAAGGTGAAAGATTCATGAAAACTTATGCAGCTGGAAAAATGGAATTAGCTCCACGTGATATTGTTTCTCGTTCTATTATGACAGAAATTCAAGAAGGTCGTGGTTTCAAACATGAAACAGGAGTTGATTGTATGAAACTTGATTTGAGACATCTTGGTGATGAAAAAATCAAAGAAAAGTTAGGTGGAATTAGAGAAATTTCTATCAAATTCTCAGGAATTGATCCTGCTGAAGAATTACTTGACATTAGACCTGTTTGCCATTACATGATGGGTGGGCTTCATACTGATATTGATGGAGCAACAGAAATCCAAGGAGTTTGGGCTGCAGGTGAGGCTGCATGTAACAGTGTTCATGGCTCAAACAGACTAGGTGCAAACTCTACCTCTGAGTGCATTGTTTGGGGTAAAATCACAGGTGAACTTGCAGCTGAGTATGCTATGAAAAACACAACTGCAGATCAATGGCCACATCACTTGGTTGCAGCAGAAGAAAAGAGAATCTATGATGGCATCTTTAGAGGAAATGGTGATGCAAATCCATATGAAATTAGACAAGAGTTAACTGATGTCATGAATGACAAAGCATATGTTTACAGAAACGAAACTGATCTTGTTGCAGGTCTTAAGAGAATTCGTGAACTAAAAGCACAAACTTGGAAACATGTTGATGATAAAGCAAAAGAGTACAACACTAACTTTTCAAATGTTATGGAACTTGATTCTATGTTCAGAGTAGCTGAAATTGTATTAATTGGTGCAATTAATAGAAAAGAATCTCGTGGTGCTCATGCAAGAACTGATTATACTAAAAGAGATGATGCAAACTTTTTGCATCACACATTAGCATATTATGATCCAAATGAACCAATCATGAAGACGCATCCAGTGACAATCACTAAGTATCAGCCTGTGGAGAGGAAATACTAG
- a CDS encoding succinate dehydrogenase — translation MTQDEHKEGFKGMANPSRYGIERVAYWLMRLSGLGLLAYFIGHIYETSNILRGRVGWNEFLELTQTTEGHIVLAIVIAMCVFHTVNGIRVMLGHGGVGVGKPARPDYPYDPASQNYRHKIGIYSAIILAAIAMMYGLAVMFGE, via the coding sequence ATGACTCAAGACGAACACAAAGAAGGTTTCAAGGGAATGGCTAATCCTAGTCGTTATGGAATTGAAAGAGTAGCTTATTGGTTAATGAGATTAAGTGGTTTAGGATTATTAGCATATTTTATCGGTCACATTTATGAAACTAGTAATATTTTACGCGGACGTGTAGGATGGAATGAGTTTCTCGAATTAACTCAAACCACTGAAGGACACATTGTTTTGGCAATTGTAATTGCAATGTGTGTTTTTCATACCGTTAATGGAATTAGAGTAATGTTGGGACATGGTGGAGTTGGTGTTGGAAAACCTGCAAGACCTGATTATCCATATGACCCAGCATCTCAAAATTACAGACACAAGATAGGAATCTATTCTGCAATAATTCTTGCTGCAATTGCTATGATGTACGGATTAGCCGTAATGTTTGGTGAGTAA